The following coding sequences lie in one Gemmatimonadota bacterium genomic window:
- a CDS encoding class I SAM-dependent methyltransferase, whose translation MSNTGDARSGGHLLYGELASWWPLLSAPEDHAQAAALYGTILKREADPPARSLLELGSGGGNNAFHLMQTFGEVVLVDPAADMLSVSHRLNPECEHVLGDMRSLRLGREFDCVLVQDAIGYMTTLEDLRTAADTVFVHLRAGGSFLIAPDFVRESFRFGAEQGGHDGPERALRYLEWTWDPDPSDTTYTVDLAYLLRTVDGAVQAHSDRHVLGLFSVAQWLATLQGAGLVATTGRHTFPGDTTERLLFHGTKP comes from the coding sequence GTGAGCAACACCGGGGACGCACGCAGCGGAGGCCACCTTCTCTACGGTGAGCTCGCTTCGTGGTGGCCGCTGCTCTCGGCCCCCGAAGACCACGCCCAGGCCGCGGCCCTCTACGGCACGATCCTGAAGCGGGAGGCCGATCCACCGGCCCGCTCACTCCTCGAGCTTGGCAGCGGCGGTGGGAACAATGCGTTTCATCTCATGCAGACCTTCGGTGAGGTCGTGCTGGTGGACCCCGCTGCAGACATGCTCTCCGTGAGCCACCGCTTGAACCCGGAGTGTGAACACGTGCTGGGCGACATGAGGTCGCTCCGCCTGGGCAGGGAGTTCGACTGTGTGCTGGTCCAGGACGCGATCGGCTACATGACCACGCTCGAAGACCTGCGCACGGCAGCCGACACGGTCTTCGTGCACCTCCGCGCTGGCGGCTCCTTTCTGATCGCTCCAGACTTCGTGCGCGAGTCGTTCCGCTTTGGAGCGGAACAGGGCGGTCATGATGGTCCGGAGCGCGCGCTCCGCTACCTGGAGTGGACTTGGGACCCAGACCCGAGCGACACGACGTATACCGTCGACCTCGCCTACCTTCTTAGGACCGTCGATGGCGCCGTGCAGGCCCACAGCGACCGCCACGTACTTGGCCTCTTCTCCGTAGCGCAGTGGCTGGCGACTTTGCAGGGCGCGGGCCTCGTCGCTACGACCGGCCGACACACGTTCCCGGGCGATACCACCGAGAGGCTGCTGTTCCATGGGACCAAGCCATAG
- a CDS encoding DUF3224 domain-containing protein yields the protein MSHTARGTFEVTLTPLTSELAPPMGGFSIDKTFAGDLVGTSVGQMLSAMGGVEGSAGYVAIEVVTGTLGGRKGSFVLQHSATMDRGRPSMSITVLPDSGTDELLGLVGSLEIQIDGGEHRYVFEYSLPQ from the coding sequence ATGAGCCATACTGCCCGAGGCACCTTCGAAGTCACCTTGACGCCGCTCACAAGCGAGCTCGCCCCTCCGATGGGGGGCTTTTCCATCGATAAGACCTTCGCGGGTGACCTGGTCGGCACCAGCGTCGGTCAGATGCTTTCGGCCATGGGCGGCGTCGAGGGGTCGGCCGGCTATGTCGCCATTGAAGTGGTCACCGGAACTCTGGGTGGCCGCAAAGGCAGCTTCGTGCTCCAGCACAGCGCTACGATGGACCGCGGACGACCGTCGATGAGCATCACTGTGCTGCCGGACTCGGGCACGGATGAGTTGCTGGGCCTCGTGGGGTCTCTGGAGATCCAGATCGACGGAGGCGAGCACCGCTACGTGTTCGAGTACTCCCTACCGCAGTGA
- a CDS encoding transcriptional regulator, with the protein MQPAVPEIDGFLHEPARLRVLVLLAMVDAADFMYLQRQTGLSRGNLSVQMGRLCEAGLVDASKREVEGRLRTTYALTKAGSVALDDYKSTMSDLLAAIPGRRPTA; encoded by the coding sequence ATGCAACCGGCTGTTCCCGAGATCGATGGCTTCCTGCATGAGCCCGCCCGCCTGCGGGTGCTCGTTCTGTTGGCCATGGTGGACGCGGCCGACTTCATGTACCTGCAGCGGCAGACGGGACTCAGTCGCGGCAACCTCTCGGTGCAGATGGGTCGACTGTGCGAGGCGGGTCTGGTGGACGCGTCCAAGCGAGAGGTGGAGGGACGGCTGCGTACCACCTACGCCCTGACGAAGGCCGGGAGCGTCGCGCTCGACGACTACAAGTCGACGATGTCCGATCTCCTGGCCGCCATTCCCGGGCGCCGTCCTACGGCGTAA
- a CDS encoding type II toxin-antitoxin system VapC family toxin, with protein sequence MAGRVALDTTFLIDLQRERRRGEAGPAHRFLESDPDLELHLPTPVLGEFAEGFDDTEDPILRAVRELHVLLPVDEEVALTYARIARGLRERGMLIGTNDLWIAATSVRYRIPLVTANAGDFLRVEGLEVVSYR encoded by the coding sequence GTGGCGGGACGGGTAGCACTCGACACCACGTTCCTCATCGATCTGCAGCGAGAACGGCGGCGTGGCGAAGCCGGGCCTGCTCATCGGTTTCTAGAGTCGGATCCCGATCTCGAGTTGCACCTGCCGACGCCTGTCCTGGGGGAGTTCGCCGAGGGATTCGATGACACGGAGGATCCGATCCTCCGCGCTGTCCGCGAGCTTCACGTATTGCTTCCAGTCGACGAGGAGGTGGCGCTGACCTACGCGCGCATCGCTCGGGGCCTGCGCGAGCGGGGCATGCTCATCGGTACCAACGACCTGTGGATCGCCGCGACGAGCGTCCGCTACCGGATTCCGCTGGTGACCGCCAATGCCGGGGACTTCCTGAGAGTGGAAGGGCTGGAGGTGGTTTCCTACCGCTGA
- a CDS encoding antitoxin VapB family protein — protein MATKTISIDLEAYERLRRARRTRSESFSMVIKRAMWPTPPRTARALLDALKGTPLMDEEALDRLERAQAEDRPPEDPWRDG, from the coding sequence ATGGCAACCAAGACTATCTCCATCGACCTCGAGGCCTATGAGCGTCTGCGGCGCGCGCGGCGAACGCGCTCGGAGTCGTTCTCCATGGTCATCAAGCGGGCAATGTGGCCCACGCCGCCCCGGACTGCGCGTGCCCTGCTTGATGCGCTGAAGGGGACTCCGCTGATGGACGAGGAAGCGTTGGACCGGTTGGAGCGGGCTCAAGCCGAAGACCGGCCGCCGGAGGATCCGTGGCGGGACGGGTAG
- a CDS encoding ankyrin repeat domain-containing protein: MPTRRLPVRPDLDQLKHQAKDLLRALRAGDAAALAEFRELHPAAPSPDVAKLSDAQLVLARSYSASSWPRLLQAVRLATALWQDDLEGVRALVQSNRHLIHEPVLIRRDSNWGAPMGYAANLGRDAIIRMLHGLGATDHEHAGGRAALQGQIRTARLIHELAGSPPVSHHALGGPAYTLSLEGTALVLSLGARVIDDAGTRLAPVDVVLQTDSRKPAAKHGILDLYEKHGLELPDTPPMALHRGRLDLLAAHLDRDPALLTRTFSHREIYPSEMGCGDPLDATEGTPLAGSTLLHMAVEFDEMEIARWLLDRGMDPNVRAAVGASGFGGHTPLFNTVVSQPNFWMNYGGRGPFQAPFTELLLERGADPNVRASLWKRLHPGHGDPARHDYRDVTPIGWGERFHAPIFVSRPAMDLIRAAGGVG; encoded by the coding sequence ATGCCGACCCGTCGTCTCCCGGTCCGTCCGGACCTCGATCAGCTCAAGCACCAGGCGAAGGACCTGCTCCGCGCACTGCGCGCGGGGGATGCGGCCGCACTCGCCGAGTTCCGCGAACTCCACCCTGCAGCGCCCAGCCCTGATGTGGCCAAGCTGTCCGACGCTCAGCTCGTGCTGGCGCGCAGCTATTCCGCATCGAGCTGGCCCCGTCTGCTGCAGGCCGTGCGCCTGGCCACCGCCCTCTGGCAGGATGACCTGGAAGGCGTGCGCGCCTTGGTACAGTCCAACCGCCACCTGATCCATGAGCCGGTGCTCATCCGCCGTGACAGCAATTGGGGGGCACCGATGGGCTACGCGGCCAACCTGGGCCGGGACGCCATCATCCGGATGCTCCATGGGCTGGGCGCCACCGACCACGAGCACGCAGGCGGGCGGGCGGCACTGCAGGGGCAGATTCGCACCGCCCGTCTGATCCACGAATTGGCAGGGAGCCCTCCTGTCTCACACCACGCTCTCGGCGGCCCGGCGTACACGCTGAGCTTGGAGGGCACTGCGCTGGTGCTCTCGCTGGGCGCCCGCGTCATCGACGACGCGGGGACGCGCTTGGCCCCGGTGGACGTGGTCCTGCAGACGGATTCCAGAAAGCCCGCTGCCAAGCACGGCATCCTGGATCTGTACGAGAAGCACGGACTCGAGCTGCCCGACACGCCTCCCATGGCGCTGCACCGCGGGCGCCTCGATCTGCTGGCAGCGCACCTCGACCGAGATCCGGCGCTCCTTACCCGCACGTTCTCCCACCGGGAGATCTACCCGTCGGAGATGGGGTGCGGTGACCCCTTGGATGCCACCGAGGGCACGCCACTGGCCGGCAGCACGCTCCTGCACATGGCAGTGGAGTTCGACGAGATGGAGATCGCGCGCTGGCTCCTCGATCGAGGCATGGACCCCAACGTCCGCGCTGCCGTCGGCGCCAGCGGGTTCGGTGGGCACACGCCGCTGTTCAACACGGTGGTCTCCCAGCCCAACTTCTGGATGAACTACGGGGGGAGGGGTCCCTTCCAGGCTCCGTTCACCGAGCTGCTCCTCGAACGGGGTGCCGATCCCAACGTGCGGGCGTCGCTGTGGAAGCGGCTGCACCCCGGTCACGGCGACCCGGCGCGCCACGACTACCGGGACGTGACGCCCATCGGGTGGGGGGAGCGCTTCCACGCGCCCATCTTCGTGAGCCGGCCGGCCATGGACCTCATCCGGGCGGCGGGGGGCGTGGGGTAG
- a CDS encoding erythromycin esterase family protein codes for MRRWRWLTILAAATLAACQEQAQNSPTSPTGPTPPTPSAVATWLKANALPLSTVDIHAPLDDLAGLRDLVGDAHIVSLGEATHGTRDFFQIKARFLRYLVEEMGFNAFAIEATWPEANRLDHYVRTGEGNAEELLSGLYFWTWRTEAVLEMIEWMREYNAAGGDVGFYGFDMQFPGMALFNVQEFVDRVDPAASTAFSDHMACLQRFANGPDGLFPTQRYGSLSSTEATACRADLRWVRDTLAAAEPDYVGRSSQVEFDRALHSADVALQYESMVSGLNSRDAAMADNVLWLKDQLGPDGRMVLWAHNYHVSTVPGAMGLALRPRLGNDMVVFALSHGGGRFTAVTQRGTTFSGLTTHTLDPIFPQSYEEFLASAGLPRFVLDLRGRDLDAEETSWLRGPRRFRSVGCCYDPLSPINYWPVADLTADFDALIYFESTGPTRLLPNRPPSTFSVGP; via the coding sequence ATGCGACGCTGGCGATGGCTCACGATCCTGGCCGCGGCGACGTTGGCCGCCTGCCAGGAGCAGGCCCAGAACTCTCCGACCAGCCCCACGGGCCCGACGCCGCCTACGCCTTCTGCGGTCGCGACCTGGCTGAAGGCCAACGCCCTGCCGCTGTCCACCGTCGACATCCACGCACCGCTGGACGACCTCGCGGGTCTTCGCGACCTCGTGGGCGACGCCCACATCGTGTCGCTCGGCGAGGCGACGCACGGCACCCGCGACTTCTTCCAGATCAAGGCACGCTTCCTCCGCTACCTGGTGGAGGAGATGGGATTCAACGCGTTCGCCATTGAAGCGACCTGGCCCGAAGCCAACCGCCTGGACCACTACGTGCGCACGGGGGAGGGAAACGCCGAGGAGCTGCTCTCCGGGCTCTACTTCTGGACGTGGCGCACGGAAGCCGTGCTCGAGATGATCGAGTGGATGCGCGAGTACAACGCCGCCGGGGGCGATGTAGGCTTCTACGGGTTCGACATGCAGTTCCCCGGCATGGCGCTCTTCAATGTCCAGGAGTTCGTGGACCGGGTCGATCCAGCGGCAAGCACTGCGTTCAGCGACCACATGGCCTGCCTGCAACGCTTCGCCAATGGACCGGATGGTCTCTTCCCCACCCAGCGGTACGGGAGTCTGAGCAGCACCGAGGCGACGGCGTGTCGCGCAGACCTGCGCTGGGTTCGCGACACGCTGGCTGCGGCCGAGCCCGACTACGTGGGCCGCTCCTCACAGGTGGAGTTCGACCGGGCCCTGCACAGTGCGGACGTGGCGCTCCAGTACGAGAGCATGGTGTCCGGTCTGAACTCCCGGGACGCCGCCATGGCAGACAACGTGCTCTGGCTGAAGGATCAGCTCGGTCCAGACGGGCGCATGGTGCTGTGGGCGCACAATTACCACGTATCCACCGTCCCCGGTGCCATGGGCCTCGCGCTGCGTCCCCGACTGGGGAATGACATGGTGGTCTTCGCGCTGTCGCACGGCGGAGGCAGGTTCACCGCCGTCACCCAGCGCGGCACCACGTTCAGCGGGCTGACCACCCACACCTTGGACCCGATCTTCCCTCAGTCGTACGAGGAGTTCCTCGCGTCTGCCGGCCTGCCCCGCTTCGTGCTGGACCTGCGGGGCCGCGATCTCGACGCCGAGGAGACCTCCTGGCTCCGGGGGCCACGCCGGTTCCGATCGGTCGGATGCTGCTACGATCCCTTGAGCCCCATCAACTACTGGCCCGTCGCAGACCTCACTGCCGACTTCGACGCGCTGATCTACTTCGAATCGACCGGCCCGACCCGTCTGCTGCCCAATCGGCCTCCGTCGACGTTCTCAGTCGGTCCGTAG
- a CDS encoding ABC transporter permease, whose protein sequence is MKSSDSGSSSVRLALAAYRWLLVLLPRDFRMEYGPDLEACFAEIAAAARQRGVLPLIGATLRALADLVAQAVIVRVRGARAGRPTEARSGGGVWQDLRHGVRRLRRHPGFALTAVLTLGLGLAATTSVFSLVHGVVLRPLPYPDADRLVQMDHGATGLGIERGLGVTYGVYRFYAERATAAEATAMYSWTNATLTGVGDPVRLAAISATPSLGVVLGVRPSLGRWLVAADAEPGAPPVVVLSHELWRTRFDADPAVVGRSVRLDGILTEVVGVAAREFAFPSADAELWQPRSVPATGVGGWNEMAVARLAPGASPLDLEREMTALLPVLRETTDDPARMSGYLDDAGVVPRVVGLKEQIVGDVRATLWILLGAVGLVLLIALANVANLFLVRAEESRRDTAVRAALGASSARLLRERLAESLCIAFASGLVGLGAAQLGVQLLRDRAPVDVPRLADVGLHPWVVAASAGAALALALLLGSIRTPLTTAGLSAGLKEGAQRATAPRHRRLGREALVTAQVGLALMLLVGSALLLRTFQRLRHVELGFSERQALTFQIGLSESAYPTNADMLRFHEALRTELAALPGVERVGAVAQCLPLTPSMCWGETLEAAGFPTPAGEVPPVTGARLATTGYFETLGIQVRGRGFTAADESSEALVAVLSEAAARAYFGEVDPLGQRVRFAEDGPWYTVVGVAANVRGRAHTDDFLRTIYLPANAASDGPPPNRLTYVLKTSVPPQSVLSGVRRVVQSLDPMVPVADVESLAERITAATASTAFALALVGLAAVLALLLGAIGIYAVVAYAVSRRTREIGVRMAVGARAADVRRMVIRQGGVPVAIGVAAGLLGAVVLSRLMRGLLYGISPLDSVSYLGPTVVLLGVAVLALYVPARRASRVSPLQALRTD, encoded by the coding sequence ATGAAGTCCTCGGACTCGGGCTCCAGCTCGGTACGGCTGGCCCTCGCCGCCTACCGCTGGCTGCTGGTCCTTCTGCCCCGCGATTTCCGCATGGAGTACGGCCCGGATCTGGAGGCGTGCTTCGCGGAGATCGCGGCCGCGGCTCGGCAGCGCGGTGTGCTGCCCCTCATCGGCGCTACGCTGCGCGCCCTGGCCGATCTCGTGGCCCAAGCCGTGATCGTACGTGTGCGGGGAGCGCGTGCGGGGCGGCCCACCGAGGCCCGCAGCGGGGGTGGGGTCTGGCAGGATCTCCGCCATGGCGTCCGACGTCTGCGCCGGCATCCTGGCTTCGCGCTCACCGCCGTGTTGACCCTGGGCCTCGGGCTCGCGGCCACCACCTCGGTGTTCAGCTTGGTGCACGGCGTGGTGCTTCGCCCGCTTCCCTATCCCGATGCGGACCGCCTCGTCCAGATGGACCACGGCGCCACCGGTCTCGGAATCGAGCGCGGACTGGGCGTTACGTATGGCGTGTATCGCTTCTACGCCGAACGCGCGACGGCCGCCGAAGCCACGGCCATGTACTCCTGGACCAACGCCACGCTGACGGGGGTGGGTGACCCGGTCCGGCTGGCCGCCATCTCGGCCACTCCGTCACTGGGCGTGGTACTCGGTGTGCGTCCCAGCCTGGGTCGCTGGCTGGTGGCGGCCGACGCGGAGCCCGGTGCCCCGCCGGTGGTCGTACTCTCGCATGAGCTGTGGCGCACACGGTTCGACGCCGATCCGGCCGTCGTCGGGCGCAGTGTCAGGCTCGACGGCATCCTCACCGAGGTCGTGGGGGTAGCCGCGCGCGAGTTCGCGTTCCCTTCGGCCGACGCCGAGCTCTGGCAGCCACGCAGCGTACCCGCCACGGGGGTGGGGGGCTGGAACGAGATGGCGGTGGCCCGCTTGGCGCCCGGAGCTTCACCCCTCGATCTCGAGCGGGAAATGACGGCGCTGCTGCCCGTGCTCAGGGAGACCACGGACGACCCCGCCCGGATGAGCGGGTATCTGGACGACGCCGGGGTGGTGCCCCGAGTGGTCGGGCTGAAGGAGCAGATCGTGGGCGACGTGCGCGCCACGCTGTGGATCCTGCTCGGAGCCGTGGGTCTGGTCCTGCTTATCGCGTTGGCCAACGTCGCCAACCTCTTCCTGGTGCGGGCGGAGGAGAGCCGGCGTGACACCGCGGTGCGGGCTGCGCTCGGGGCCAGCTCCGCGCGACTCCTACGGGAGCGCCTGGCCGAGTCACTGTGCATCGCCTTCGCGTCGGGCCTGGTGGGGCTCGGTGCTGCCCAGCTCGGCGTGCAGCTGCTCAGGGACCGTGCTCCGGTGGACGTACCGCGGCTCGCAGACGTGGGGCTGCATCCGTGGGTGGTCGCGGCCAGCGCTGGCGCGGCTCTGGCGCTTGCCTTGCTCCTGGGCTCCATCCGCACACCGCTCACCACCGCCGGCTTGTCCGCGGGCCTGAAGGAGGGCGCGCAGCGCGCCACAGCTCCGCGGCACCGTCGCCTGGGTCGTGAGGCGCTGGTGACCGCACAGGTCGGGCTGGCCCTGATGTTGTTGGTGGGATCGGCATTGCTGCTGCGCACGTTCCAGCGACTGAGGCACGTGGAGCTGGGCTTCAGCGAGCGGCAAGCCCTGACCTTTCAGATCGGCCTCTCCGAGAGCGCGTATCCGACCAACGCCGATATGCTGCGCTTCCACGAGGCTCTGCGCACGGAGCTCGCCGCTTTGCCCGGTGTCGAGCGTGTAGGCGCGGTCGCGCAGTGCCTGCCGCTCACGCCCAGCATGTGTTGGGGGGAGACCCTGGAAGCCGCCGGATTCCCCACGCCCGCCGGAGAAGTGCCGCCCGTTACCGGAGCCCGCCTGGCGACGACCGGCTACTTCGAGACGCTGGGCATCCAGGTACGAGGACGCGGCTTCACAGCGGCGGACGAGTCCAGCGAGGCGCTGGTCGCGGTGCTGAGCGAAGCGGCTGCCCGCGCTTACTTCGGCGAGGTCGATCCCCTGGGTCAGCGGGTGCGCTTCGCAGAAGACGGCCCCTGGTACACGGTCGTCGGGGTGGCCGCCAACGTGCGGGGACGAGCCCACACGGACGACTTCCTGCGCACGATCTATCTGCCCGCTAACGCCGCCAGCGACGGACCGCCTCCCAACCGGCTGACGTACGTGCTGAAGACGTCGGTGCCCCCGCAGAGCGTGCTGTCCGGCGTGCGCCGCGTGGTGCAGAGTCTCGACCCCATGGTTCCCGTGGCCGATGTCGAGTCTCTGGCCGAGCGCATCACCGCTGCGACGGCGTCCACCGCGTTCGCCCTCGCCCTTGTGGGCCTGGCGGCGGTTCTGGCGCTGCTGCTCGGTGCCATCGGGATCTACGCCGTGGTCGCGTATGCCGTGAGCCGGCGCACCCGCGAGATCGGGGTGCGCATGGCCGTGGGAGCCCGCGCAGCGGACGTGCGGCGCATGGTGATCCGGCAGGGCGGGGTGCCGGTGGCCATCGGTGTGGCCGCCGGCCTGCTCGGCGCAGTGGTGCTGAGCCGACTCATGCGCGGCCTGCTCTACGGAATCAGTCCTCTGGATTCCGTCAGCTACCTGGGGCCCACCGTGGTGTTGCTCGGCGTTGCCGTACTGGCGCTCTATGTGCCCGCTCGCCGCGCCTCGCGCGTGAGTCCGCTGCAGGCGCTACGGACCGACTGA
- a CDS encoding helix-turn-helix transcriptional regulator has translation MDSKTFHILLVLAGGPLHGYAIRREVEERTGGSLKLWPATLYGALRELTESGWIEEVAGAATEEDPRRRTFGLTPHGRRALAAEAGRLEELARLARGKLAEGPA, from the coding sequence ATGGATTCCAAGACCTTCCACATCCTACTGGTGCTCGCCGGTGGTCCTCTGCACGGCTACGCCATTCGGCGAGAGGTCGAAGAGCGCACCGGGGGGAGCCTCAAGCTCTGGCCGGCCACGCTCTACGGGGCCCTGCGCGAGCTGACCGAGTCCGGTTGGATCGAGGAGGTCGCCGGCGCCGCCACCGAAGAGGATCCCCGCCGGCGCACGTTCGGCCTCACCCCGCACGGCCGGCGCGCCCTGGCCGCGGAAGCGGGCCGACTCGAGGAGCTTGCCCGTCTGGCCCGTGGGAAGCTGGCGGAGGGGCCCGCGTGA
- a CDS encoding ThiF family adenylyltransferase yields the protein MSAVAYAEMTVRNAGFLSAQEQVRLRDSAVFVCGVGGMGGAAAQSLVRAGLGRIALADPDRFEASNLNRQVFATTETIGREKTYATADALLKINPDLDVEIVGADWVEHLPALLTRCPVVVNGMDDLRAAIALYREAGRRGATVVDAYTSPLPSVTVVTPRDPRPEQRLRYPTASLPLAQIEPEHVRASFLREIAFVIAHTSSLKRIDAQVVREILEGTRARSSYAPVVISAGTLMAFEAVQALLGRPSAAGPAGYFLDLWSGRIQRPGRGWWSRLRTWFAYRALAAHPPFSGQEATR from the coding sequence ATGAGCGCCGTGGCCTACGCGGAGATGACCGTCCGCAACGCGGGCTTCCTGAGCGCGCAGGAGCAGGTTCGTCTGCGCGACTCCGCCGTGTTCGTCTGTGGCGTCGGCGGAATGGGCGGCGCGGCGGCCCAGTCGCTGGTGCGGGCCGGGCTCGGACGGATCGCCTTGGCCGATCCGGACCGCTTCGAGGCCTCCAACCTCAACCGGCAGGTCTTCGCCACCACCGAAACGATCGGGCGTGAGAAGACCTACGCCACCGCGGACGCGCTGCTCAAGATCAATCCCGACCTGGATGTCGAGATCGTGGGCGCGGACTGGGTGGAGCACCTCCCTGCCCTGCTCACCCGCTGCCCGGTGGTGGTGAACGGCATGGACGATCTCCGTGCTGCGATCGCCCTCTACCGCGAGGCGGGCCGTCGCGGTGCCACCGTCGTGGACGCCTACACGTCCCCTTTGCCTTCGGTCACGGTGGTCACACCCCGCGATCCCCGGCCCGAGCAGCGGTTGCGTTATCCCACCGCCTCGCTGCCGCTCGCGCAGATCGAGCCGGAGCACGTGCGCGCTTCGTTCCTCCGGGAGATCGCGTTCGTCATCGCTCACACCTCGAGCCTGAAGCGCATCGACGCCCAGGTGGTCCGAGAGATCCTGGAAGGCACGCGGGCGCGCAGCTCCTACGCACCGGTGGTGATCTCCGCGGGCACCCTCATGGCCTTCGAGGCCGTGCAGGCCCTCCTGGGGCGACCGAGCGCAGCCGGACCGGCGGGCTACTTCCTCGATCTCTGGTCCGGCCGCATCCAGCGGCCGGGCCGCGGCTGGTGGAGCCGGCTGCGCACGTGGTTCGCCTACCGGGCCCTGGCGGCCCACCCTCCCTTCTCTGGCCAGGAGGCAACCCGATGA
- a CDS encoding GNAT family N-acetyltransferase yields the protein MSALRLRARDFDGFFSVPFRQYPAACPTTSPLRSELRKMLDGAANPVFTGPDDITYFTALRGDEAVGRITAHVHRAANERYGLRRGSFGFFDCTDEGEVARILLDAASDWLRERGCDEIVGNFNLTAMQEMGVVIDGHEHAPFLAQQHNPAWIPALLRENGFEGLFPMTSWHLDLRAVKPADLLGPRQRALLDDGHLRLSAVGRRRFRSSMEVTRALLNSSFAQNPLFVPLTEAEFRFQAEAMLSIYDPRISFLAHLDDQACGVIVCLPDVYPLLRATRSRIGWTTPLHYLRYRARRTRASLIFGGVVPEMQNRGLAGLLLYHALSAMQRAGYTDLGITWISDTNPSSLRQMEKIGAEPLHRLALFRRSI from the coding sequence ATGAGTGCGCTACGCCTTCGCGCCCGGGACTTCGACGGGTTCTTCTCCGTTCCGTTCCGCCAATACCCGGCGGCGTGTCCTACCACGTCACCGCTCCGCTCCGAACTGCGGAAGATGCTGGACGGCGCCGCGAATCCGGTGTTCACCGGACCCGACGACATCACCTACTTCACGGCGTTGCGCGGAGACGAGGCGGTGGGTCGCATCACGGCACACGTGCACCGTGCCGCGAATGAACGCTACGGACTTCGTCGCGGCTCGTTCGGGTTCTTCGATTGCACCGATGAGGGAGAGGTCGCTCGCATCCTGCTCGACGCGGCCAGCGACTGGCTGCGCGAGCGCGGCTGCGACGAGATCGTGGGCAACTTCAATCTCACGGCCATGCAGGAGATGGGTGTGGTGATCGACGGCCACGAGCACGCGCCCTTCCTGGCGCAGCAGCACAACCCTGCCTGGATCCCGGCGCTGCTCCGGGAGAATGGGTTCGAAGGGCTCTTTCCGATGACGAGCTGGCACCTGGACCTGCGTGCCGTGAAACCGGCCGACCTGCTGGGGCCTCGTCAGCGCGCGCTCCTGGACGACGGGCACCTGCGCCTCTCCGCCGTCGGCCGGCGGCGGTTCCGGAGCTCGATGGAGGTTACGCGAGCCCTGCTCAACAGCTCCTTCGCGCAGAATCCGCTGTTCGTGCCGCTCACGGAGGCCGAGTTCCGCTTTCAGGCAGAAGCGATGCTCTCGATCTACGACCCCCGTATCAGCTTCCTGGCCCATCTCGACGACCAGGCCTGCGGCGTGATCGTGTGTCTGCCCGACGTCTATCCGCTGCTGCGCGCCACGCGCTCCCGCATCGGATGGACGACGCCCCTCCACTACCTGCGCTACCGCGCGCGCAGGACGCGCGCCTCGCTGATCTTCGGCGGCGTGGTGCCCGAGATGCAGAATCGGGGTCTGGCGGGGTTGCTCCTGTACCACGCGCTGAGCGCCATGCAGCGGGCCGGCTATACCGACCTCGGCATCACCTGGATCTCCGACACCAATCCTTCCAGCCTCCGGCAGATGGAGAAGATCGGTGCGGAGCCGCTCCACCGCCTCGCGCTCTTCCGGAGGTCGATCTGA